From Brienomyrus brachyistius isolate T26 chromosome 21, BBRACH_0.4, whole genome shotgun sequence, the proteins below share one genomic window:
- the bcl10 gene encoding B-cell lymphoma/leukemia 10 isoform X1: MRVLTNVDKGRSHLEFRVCGFAYSSNFMGWNSNFRGCSNWNFRLGTRNLRVQMECCVIVAVLFLQALDRLRPYLCDKITAERHFDYLRSKKILTREDTEEISWKVTSRQKTSKLLDYLAENPKGLDTLIESIQNTRCSDFIITKITDEVQRLKNERIESLKASYSAFLPTKSTGATNDLSRTFSDDSNFDKGCVSTLLFHPEGEWSPSVSSTTASLNVPHGPTSEAAPLCSSVIRSATSGLPRPGDDGAPPLPPELQAEAEGACGSTTGSDSAFQPLRSRCISQPRQNAPLQSSR, from the exons ATGCGAGTTTTAACTAATGTTGATAAAGGTCGTAGCCATCTTGAATTCCGAGTTTGTGGTTTTGCTTATTCTTCCAACTTCATGGGTTGGAATTCCAACTTCAGGGGGTGTTCCAATTGGAATTTCCGTCTAGGAACTCGAAATTTACGAGTTCAAATGGAATGCTGCGTAATTGTAGCCGTTCTGTTCCTCCAGGCGTTGGACAGACTCAGGCCATACCTCTGTGACAAGATCACAGCAGAACGGCACTTCGATTACTTGCGTTCGAAGAAGATCCTGACCCGCGAGGACACTGAGGAGATCAGCTGGAAGGTGACGAGCCGCCAGAAGACGAGCAAGCTTCTGGACTACCTGGCCGAGAACCCCAAGGGTTTGGACACCCTCATCGAGTCCATTCAGAACACCCGGTGCTCGGACTTCATCATCACCAAGATCACCGACGAGGTCCAGAGGCTGAAGAACGAGAGGATTGAGTCCCTCAAAG CATCTTACAGCGCCTTCTTGCCAACGAAAAGCACAGGGGCGACGAATGACCTCTCCCGGACATTCTCAGACGACTCCAATTTCGACAAGGGCTGCGTCTCCACCCTGCTGTTTCACCCTGAAGGAGAGTGGAGTCCCTCGGTCTCCTCCACTACGGCCTCGCTGAACGTTCCTCACGGGCCGACCTCGGAGGCCGCGCCCCTGTGCAGCAGCGTCATCAGGTCGGCCACATCCGGCCTTCCGAGGCCCGGCGATGATGGGGCACCCCCGCTGCCTCctgagctgcaggcggaggccgAGGGAGCCTGTGGGAGCACGACAGGCAGTGACTCCGCTTTCCAGCCCCTGCGTTCACGCTGCATCTCGCAGCCCCGCCAGAATGCCCCCCTCCAGAGCTCccggtga
- the bcl10 gene encoding B-cell lymphoma/leukemia 10 isoform X2 gives MEIPHLTEEEMTEIKKDALDRLRPYLCDKITAERHFDYLRSKKILTREDTEEISWKVTSRQKTSKLLDYLAENPKGLDTLIESIQNTRCSDFIITKITDEVQRLKNERIESLKASYSAFLPTKSTGATNDLSRTFSDDSNFDKGCVSTLLFHPEGEWSPSVSSTTASLNVPHGPTSEAAPLCSSVIRSATSGLPRPGDDGAPPLPPELQAEAEGACGSTTGSDSAFQPLRSRCISQPRQNAPLQSSR, from the exons ATGGAAATACCACATCTCACAGAAGAAGAAATGACTGAAATAAAAAAGGAC GCGTTGGACAGACTCAGGCCATACCTCTGTGACAAGATCACAGCAGAACGGCACTTCGATTACTTGCGTTCGAAGAAGATCCTGACCCGCGAGGACACTGAGGAGATCAGCTGGAAGGTGACGAGCCGCCAGAAGACGAGCAAGCTTCTGGACTACCTGGCCGAGAACCCCAAGGGTTTGGACACCCTCATCGAGTCCATTCAGAACACCCGGTGCTCGGACTTCATCATCACCAAGATCACCGACGAGGTCCAGAGGCTGAAGAACGAGAGGATTGAGTCCCTCAAAG CATCTTACAGCGCCTTCTTGCCAACGAAAAGCACAGGGGCGACGAATGACCTCTCCCGGACATTCTCAGACGACTCCAATTTCGACAAGGGCTGCGTCTCCACCCTGCTGTTTCACCCTGAAGGAGAGTGGAGTCCCTCGGTCTCCTCCACTACGGCCTCGCTGAACGTTCCTCACGGGCCGACCTCGGAGGCCGCGCCCCTGTGCAGCAGCGTCATCAGGTCGGCCACATCCGGCCTTCCGAGGCCCGGCGATGATGGGGCACCCCCGCTGCCTCctgagctgcaggcggaggccgAGGGAGCCTGTGGGAGCACGACAGGCAGTGACTCCGCTTTCCAGCCCCTGCGTTCACGCTGCATCTCGCAGCCCCGCCAGAATGCCCCCCTCCAGAGCTCccggtga